The proteins below are encoded in one region of Rhizobacter sp.:
- a CDS encoding glutamine--tRNA ligase/YqeY domain fusion protein yields MSDPARDRPASADEHKPSNFLRQIIERDLAQGTYANRHFAGTPGDAQHHAAGPLDPAKIRTRFPPEPNGYLHIGHAKSICLNFGLARDYAGICHMRFDDTNPEKEEQEYVDSILDAVKWLGFDWNVNGTSHLFYASHYFDFMYRAAEALITAGLAYVDEQTAEQMRANRGDFGTPGTDSPFRTRTPPENLARFREMRDGKLADGAAVLRAKIDMASPNINLRDPALYRIKRATHHNTGDTWCIYPMYTYAHPIEDALENITHSICTLEFEDQRPFYDWLLDKLCELGLLAQPRPHQYEFARLNLTYIITSKRKLKQLVDEHHVNGWDDPRMPTIVGLRRRGYTPESLQLMAERSGVSKAGGWIDYSSLEIALRDDLDPKAPRACAVLDPLKLKLENFAEIFGSASHQEPCHAPVHPAHPDRGQRQFVLTNEVWIEREDFMEVPSKGYHRLYPGNKARLKYGYVIECTGCEKNAQGEITAVLARLVPDTKSGTPGADAVKVKGVITWVSVATGIEAEVRLYDRLFTEAQPDAGGRDFLSVLNPNSKKVVTAYLEPGLATAKPDDKFQFERHGYFVADRHDHTAAKPVFNRATTLKDTWSK; encoded by the coding sequence ATGAGCGACCCTGCCCGCGACCGTCCTGCCTCCGCCGACGAACACAAGCCCAGCAACTTCCTGCGGCAGATCATCGAGCGTGACCTGGCCCAGGGCACCTATGCCAACCGGCACTTCGCCGGCACGCCGGGCGATGCGCAGCACCACGCCGCCGGCCCGCTCGACCCCGCGAAGATTCGCACCCGCTTCCCGCCCGAGCCCAATGGCTACCTGCACATCGGCCATGCCAAGAGCATCTGCCTCAACTTCGGCCTCGCGCGCGACTACGCCGGCATCTGCCACATGCGGTTCGACGACACCAACCCCGAGAAGGAAGAGCAGGAGTACGTCGACTCCATCCTCGACGCGGTGAAGTGGCTCGGCTTCGACTGGAACGTGAACGGCACCAGCCACCTCTTCTACGCCAGCCACTATTTCGATTTCATGTACCGCGCGGCCGAGGCGCTCATCACCGCCGGACTCGCCTACGTCGACGAGCAGACCGCCGAGCAGATGCGCGCCAACCGCGGCGACTTCGGCACGCCCGGCACCGACAGCCCCTTCCGCACCCGCACGCCGCCCGAGAACCTGGCGCGCTTCCGCGAAATGCGCGACGGCAAGCTCGCCGACGGCGCCGCCGTGCTGCGCGCCAAGATCGACATGGCCTCGCCCAACATCAACCTGCGCGACCCGGCCCTCTACCGCATCAAGCGCGCCACGCACCACAACACCGGCGACACCTGGTGCATCTACCCGATGTACACCTACGCGCACCCGATCGAAGACGCGCTGGAGAACATCACCCACAGCATCTGCACGCTCGAGTTCGAAGACCAGCGCCCCTTCTACGACTGGCTGCTCGACAAGCTCTGCGAGCTGGGTTTGCTCGCACAACCGCGCCCGCACCAGTACGAGTTCGCCCGCCTCAACCTCACCTACATCATCACCAGCAAGCGCAAGCTCAAGCAGCTGGTCGACGAGCACCACGTGAACGGCTGGGACGACCCGCGCATGCCCACCATCGTGGGCCTGCGCCGCCGCGGCTACACGCCCGAGAGCCTGCAGCTCATGGCCGAGCGCAGCGGCGTGAGCAAGGCCGGCGGCTGGATCGACTACAGCTCGCTCGAGATCGCGCTGCGCGACGACCTCGACCCGAAAGCCCCACGTGCCTGCGCCGTGCTCGACCCGTTGAAGCTCAAGCTCGAAAACTTCGCCGAGATCTTCGGCAGCGCCTCGCACCAGGAGCCGTGCCACGCGCCCGTGCACCCGGCACACCCCGACCGCGGCCAGCGCCAGTTCGTGTTGACGAACGAGGTGTGGATCGAGCGGGAAGACTTCATGGAAGTCCCATCCAAGGGCTACCACCGCCTCTACCCCGGCAACAAGGCGCGCCTGAAATACGGCTACGTGATCGAGTGCACCGGCTGCGAGAAAAACGCGCAGGGAGAGATCACCGCCGTGCTCGCCAGGCTCGTGCCCGACACCAAGAGCGGCACGCCCGGCGCCGACGCGGTGAAGGTCAAGGGCGTGATCACCTGGGTCAGCGTGGCGACCGGCATCGAAGCCGAAGTGCGCCTCTATGACCGCCTCTTCACCGAAGCCCAGCCCGACGCGGGTGGCCGCGACTTCCTGTCGGTGTTGAACCCCAACAGCAAGAAGGTCGTCACCGCCTACCTGGAGCCCGGCCTCGCCACGGCGAAGCCCGACGACAAGTTCCAGTTCGAGCGCCACGGCTACTTCGTGGCCGACCGGCATGACCACACGGCGGCCAAACCGGTGTTCAACCGCGCCACCACGCTCAAGGACACCTGGAGCAAATGA
- the ylqF gene encoding ribosome biogenesis GTPase YlqF yields MPIQWFPGHMHLTRQAIAERIKQIDVVMELLDARLPGSSANPLLAELTGRKPRLKILNKQDVADPQRTEAWLAWYNAQPETRALALDASETAPAQRLIDAARSLAPSRQGMDKPLRVLVCGIPNVGKSTLINTLMGKRATKTGDEAGVTKVEQRLALAKDVYLFDTPGMLWPRIIVEQSGYNLAASGAVGRNAYDEQEVALELLGYLQRHYADRLVERYKLDAASVALPDDALLTEIGRKRGALQGGGRVDLQKAAEAVINDFRSTSLGRITLETPEEYEAWLAAGQAADAERAERKAQRSKQRRPDGR; encoded by the coding sequence ATGCCCATCCAATGGTTCCCCGGTCACATGCACCTCACGCGCCAGGCGATTGCCGAGCGCATCAAGCAGATCGACGTGGTGATGGAGCTGCTCGACGCCCGGCTGCCCGGCTCGAGCGCCAACCCGCTGCTGGCCGAGCTCACCGGCCGCAAGCCGCGGCTCAAGATCCTCAACAAGCAGGACGTGGCCGACCCGCAGCGCACCGAGGCCTGGCTCGCCTGGTACAACGCCCAGCCCGAAACACGGGCACTGGCGCTCGATGCCTCGGAGACGGCGCCGGCGCAACGCCTCATCGACGCGGCCCGCTCGCTCGCCCCCAGCCGTCAGGGCATGGACAAACCCCTGCGCGTGCTGGTCTGCGGCATCCCCAACGTCGGCAAGTCGACGCTCATCAACACGCTGATGGGCAAGCGCGCCACCAAGACGGGCGATGAGGCCGGTGTCACCAAGGTCGAGCAGCGCCTGGCCCTCGCGAAAGACGTCTACCTCTTCGACACGCCTGGCATGCTGTGGCCGCGCATCATCGTGGAGCAGAGCGGCTACAACCTCGCGGCCAGCGGCGCGGTGGGGCGCAATGCGTATGACGAGCAGGAGGTGGCGCTGGAGCTGCTGGGCTACTTGCAGCGGCACTACGCCGACCGACTGGTCGAGCGCTACAAGCTCGACGCTGCGAGCGTGGCCCTGCCTGATGACGCCTTGCTCACCGAGATCGGCCGCAAGCGCGGCGCGCTGCAAGGCGGCGGACGTGTCGATTTGCAGAAGGCCGCCGAAGCGGTGATCAACGACTTCCGCTCCACGAGTCTCGGCCGCATCACGCTCGAAACGCCTGAGGAATACGAGGCCTGGCTCGCGGCGGGCCAAGCGGCCGACGCGGAGCGTGCCGAGCGCAAGGCGCAGCGCAGCAAGCAGCGACGGCCGGACGGGCGGTAA
- a CDS encoding hemerythrin domain-containing protein produces MPTLEWSDALALDLPSMDDTHREFVTLLALAEQAGDAALPQCWQDLIEHTEAHFGQEDRWMAATRFASGNCHTTQHKVVLDTLREAARLVDTGEYGPALLRKLTKELGEWFPQHAQSMDAALALHLRRVGYDPATGALLVPQALPETLIEGCSGVACSTGT; encoded by the coding sequence ATGCCCACGCTTGAATGGAGCGACGCCCTCGCCCTCGACCTGCCCTCGATGGACGACACCCACCGCGAGTTCGTCACGCTGCTGGCGCTGGCCGAACAGGCCGGCGACGCAGCCCTGCCGCAGTGCTGGCAAGACCTGATCGAGCACACCGAAGCCCACTTCGGCCAGGAAGACCGCTGGATGGCCGCCACCCGCTTCGCGTCGGGCAATTGCCACACGACGCAGCACAAGGTGGTGCTCGACACGCTGCGTGAAGCCGCCCGCCTGGTGGACACCGGCGAATACGGCCCGGCGCTGCTGCGCAAGCTGACGAAGGAACTCGGGGAGTGGTTCCCGCAGCATGCGCAGAGCATGGATGCGGCGCTGGCGCTGCACCTGCGCCGCGTGGGCTACGACCCGGCGACCGGGGCGCTGCTCGTGCCGCAGGCCTTGCCCGAGACACTCATCGAAGGCTGCAGCGGAGTCGCCTGCAGCACCGGAACGTGA
- a CDS encoding 2TM domain-containing protein has product MSRSDLPRDSLEARALHRVRRKIGFYTHAMVFVMVHLGFGIAFLVGARHKPFFIWGWAVGLAIHGLFTFATLQGEGLRERMLRQEIERMRRERGEPDKPIDKP; this is encoded by the coding sequence ATGAGCCGCTCCGACCTCCCCCGCGACAGCCTCGAAGCACGCGCCTTGCACCGCGTGCGCCGCAAGATCGGCTTCTACACGCACGCGATGGTCTTCGTGATGGTGCACCTGGGCTTCGGCATCGCCTTCCTCGTGGGTGCCCGGCACAAGCCCTTCTTCATCTGGGGCTGGGCCGTTGGCCTCGCGATCCACGGGCTCTTCACCTTCGCCACGCTGCAGGGCGAGGGCCTGCGCGAGCGCATGTTGCGGCAGGAGATCGAGCGCATGCGCCGCGAGCGCGGCGAACCCGACAAGCCGATCGACAAACCATGA
- a CDS encoding response regulator transcription factor, producing the protein MNATALIAEDEPLLAAHLKAELARQWPALQVVASVGNGDAAVQQALALRPQVLFLDIRMPGLSGLEAAHALAEDWPDDSPFPLLVFVTAHDEYAIEAFERAAFDYVLKPATAERLAQTCSRLQDALRLRAQAPAESNALDAAVAQLRGLLAQAPAAPSAPRLSVIQAGVGSTIHMVKVDEVLYFEAADKYVRVVTAEHEHLIRLSLRELLPQLDPQRFWQIHRGTVVRADAVATAVRDESGRLTLSLRDHADKLAVSRLYAHLFKAL; encoded by the coding sequence ATGAACGCCACCGCCCTCATCGCCGAAGACGAGCCTCTGCTGGCCGCCCACCTGAAGGCCGAGCTGGCCCGGCAATGGCCCGCGCTGCAGGTCGTCGCCAGCGTCGGCAACGGCGACGCCGCCGTGCAGCAAGCGCTCGCGCTGCGCCCGCAGGTGCTCTTCCTCGACATCCGCATGCCGGGCTTGAGCGGCCTCGAAGCCGCGCACGCGCTGGCCGAAGACTGGCCCGACGACAGCCCCTTCCCGCTGCTCGTCTTCGTGACGGCGCATGACGAATATGCGATCGAAGCCTTCGAGCGCGCCGCCTTCGACTACGTGCTGAAGCCCGCCACGGCCGAGCGGCTCGCGCAGACCTGCTCGCGCCTGCAAGACGCCTTGCGCCTGCGCGCCCAGGCCCCGGCGGAAAGCAACGCGCTCGACGCAGCCGTCGCCCAGCTGCGCGGCCTGCTGGCGCAAGCGCCGGCCGCTCCCTCCGCCCCGCGCCTGAGCGTGATCCAGGCGGGCGTGGGCAGCACCATCCACATGGTGAAGGTCGACGAGGTGCTGTATTTCGAAGCGGCTGACAAATACGTGCGCGTCGTCACCGCCGAGCATGAGCACCTCATCCGCCTCTCGCTGCGCGAGCTGCTGCCGCAGCTCGACCCGCAGCGCTTCTGGCAGATCCACCGCGGCACCGTGGTGCGCGCCGATGCGGTGGCCACCGCCGTGCGCGACGAGAGCGGCAGGCTCACACTGAGTCTGCGCGACCACGCCGACAAGCTGGCCGTGAGCCGCCTGTACGCCCACCTCTTCAAGGCGCTGTGA
- the aqpZ gene encoding aquaporin Z has translation MLAKLLAEAVGTFWLVLGGCGSAVLAAAFPQVGIGLLGVSLAFGLTVVTGAYAFGPISGGHFNPAVTVGLWAGGRFPGGSILPYVVAQVAGGIAGAGVLLVIASGAPGFDLAGGLASNGYAEHSPGKYSMVAGFVCEVVMTAMFLLVILGSTHKRAPVGFAGLAIGFALVLIHLISIPVTNTSVNPARSTGPALLVGGWAIQQLWLFWVAPLIGALVGGGLYRAIFEADAEPDVSGRPATR, from the coding sequence ATGCTTGCAAAGCTCTTGGCGGAAGCAGTGGGCACGTTCTGGCTGGTCCTGGGAGGCTGCGGCAGTGCCGTGCTGGCCGCGGCCTTTCCACAGGTGGGCATCGGCCTGCTGGGGGTGTCGCTCGCCTTCGGCCTGACCGTGGTGACCGGCGCCTACGCGTTCGGGCCCATCTCCGGCGGCCATTTCAACCCCGCCGTCACGGTGGGCCTGTGGGCGGGGGGCCGCTTTCCGGGCGGCAGCATCCTGCCCTACGTGGTGGCGCAGGTGGCTGGGGGCATCGCCGGGGCCGGGGTGCTGCTCGTGATCGCCAGCGGCGCACCGGGCTTCGACCTGGCCGGGGGCCTGGCTTCCAACGGCTACGCCGAGCACTCGCCGGGCAAATACTCGATGGTCGCGGGCTTCGTGTGCGAGGTGGTGATGACGGCGATGTTCCTGCTCGTCATCCTCGGCAGCACGCACAAGCGCGCGCCGGTGGGGTTTGCGGGCCTGGCGATCGGCTTCGCGCTGGTGCTCATCCACCTCATCAGCATCCCGGTCACCAACACCTCGGTGAACCCAGCGCGCAGCACCGGGCCGGCGCTCTTGGTGGGCGGCTGGGCGATCCAGCAGCTGTGGCTCTTCTGGGTGGCGCCGCTCATCGGCGCGCTGGTGGGTGGCGGGCTGTACCGGGCGATCTTCGAAGCCGACGCCGAGCCCGACGTGAGCGGGCGCCCGGCGACGCGCTGA